One segment of Rickettsiales bacterium Ac37b DNA contains the following:
- a CDS encoding Ankyrin repeat protein, whose protein sequence is MKDIEIITIADLYIEEIEDNLLFQYRNIAEVLFYTLHYLYGNTVKFPASITPEIKDQIELIKNIPSKLKENLHYDYGLSEQILVKYLQTKINFYMSQHEEIKEIIAEKNPLNQQNIIHGLINNKVKEKALELKSRIVSKYDHKNGIIGYNENTASPKNKQAWLNRDQWIENKLEQKLKSWKIEEENNYMTAVKVYNNPEQADLIKKQWKEKQAREIKVKQALLTHNEQQLRMAKREDSTEDYLLVQENILTKEEAMLFNYEELNIYKLYYAQHENKIKEIFQLAKNIYSGNQNKGLQELSEVKYDKINFLFVFINNLFEYSLSFKDIAKYSHGNLNIIQTHSALLTIMNSEEVLSIGMAVYNNDNKNLNTIISNLIPHLQKEENSLYKLLTWATEQRNNYWVNNLLDLLGNSITIPVKINILYVAVDNEYLDGVSILLEKLGNEIPINHKIGVLREAVEGGYLEIVNLLLDKLGNEIPTANKIIILKEALENGYLEIINSLLEKIINELSPKDKGEILKWSIKEGHVECINILLEKLGNDITPQDKGEALYWAADQGYIEVVNTLLNKVGDEISKKDKGKALYWSAGEGQLEVVNLLLSSVGNEITLEDKGIALCWAAIERRLEVVNSLLDMIGYNITPEHIGQALYSAAVKGYREIVSTLLNKVGDKINMEDKCKALYFAAVGGYLELVNFLLDKIEDDKNVEHKGEVLHGAAVEGRIGIVNLLLNRLGKDYFTIKNKGKALYLAAGKGYLEVVNLLLDKIENITPHYKGKALYLAAEQGYTEVVKMLLARGEEITIEDKGIALYFATIKGNLKIVNILLDNLDDKITLEDKREILDCTETESDIEEVNSLLERVFTKMAAENKATSGREITKNEPKNIEHNIEKGNFERVIGKHTARYFNVVQYFNQDCEKLYNKL, encoded by the coding sequence ATGAAAGATATAGAGATTATTACTATTGCTGATTTATATATTGAAGAAATTGAAGATAATTTACTATTTCAATACAGGAATATAGCAGAAGTGTTATTTTATACACTTCATTACCTATATGGTAATACCGTAAAATTTCCGGCATCAATTACCCCAGAAATTAAGGATCAGATTGAACTAATTAAAAACATACCCAGTAAATTAAAAGAGAACTTACATTATGATTATGGCTTAAGTGAACAAATTTTAGTTAAATATTTGCAAACGAAAATTAATTTTTATATGTCTCAACACGAGGAAATAAAAGAAATTATTGCTGAAAAAAATCCTCTAAATCAGCAAAATATAATTCATGGCTTGATTAATAATAAGGTAAAGGAGAAAGCATTAGAACTAAAATCTAGAATAGTAAGTAAGTATGATCATAAGAATGGGATTATAGGATATAATGAAAATACTGCGTCTCCTAAAAATAAACAAGCTTGGTTAAATCGTGATCAGTGGATTGAAAATAAATTAGAACAAAAATTAAAAAGTTGGAAAATAGAGGAAGAGAATAATTATATGACGGCTGTAAAGGTTTATAATAACCCTGAGCAAGCCGATCTGATAAAGAAGCAATGGAAAGAAAAACAAGCTAGAGAAATTAAAGTAAAGCAAGCATTGCTAACCCATAATGAACAACAATTAAGAATGGCCAAACGAGAAGATTCTACGGAAGATTATTTATTGGTTCAAGAAAATATATTAACCAAAGAAGAAGCAATGTTGTTTAATTATGAGGAACTTAATATTTATAAATTATATTATGCTCAGCATGAAAATAAGATAAAAGAAATTTTTCAATTAGCAAAAAATATTTATAGTGGGAATCAAAATAAAGGCTTACAGGAATTATCCGAAGTTAAGTATGACAAAATAAATTTTCTTTTTGTTTTTATAAACAATCTATTTGAGTATTCTCTATCTTTTAAAGATATAGCTAAATATAGTCATGGAAATTTGAATATTATCCAAACCCATTCTGCACTCTTAACTATCATGAATTCTGAGGAAGTTTTAAGTATAGGAATGGCAGTATATAATAATGATAATAAAAATTTAAATACCATTATCAGCAATCTTATACCTCATCTCCAAAAGGAAGAAAATAGTTTATATAAGTTATTAACGTGGGCAACAGAGCAACGTAACAATTATTGGGTAAATAATCTTTTAGACTTGCTAGGTAATAGCATAACTATTCCAGTTAAAATAAATATATTATATGTGGCTGTAGATAATGAGTACTTAGATGGAGTAAGTATTTTATTAGAGAAATTAGGTAATGAGATACCTATAAATCATAAAATAGGAGTATTAAGAGAAGCAGTAGAAGGGGGTTATTTAGAGATAGTAAATCTTTTATTAGATAAATTAGGTAATGAGATACCTACAGCTAATAAAATAATAATATTAAAAGAAGCGCTAGAAAATGGATATTTAGAAATCATAAATAGCTTATTAGAGAAAATAATTAATGAACTTTCTCCTAAAGATAAGGGAGAAATATTAAAATGGTCTATAAAAGAAGGGCATGTAGAGTGTATAAATATTTTATTAGAGAAACTAGGGAATGATATAACTCCACAAGATAAAGGAGAAGCCTTATATTGGGCTGCAGATCAAGGTTATATAGAAGTAGTAAATACTTTATTAAATAAAGTAGGCGATGAGATTTCTAAAAAAGATAAAGGTAAAGCATTGTATTGGAGTGCAGGAGAAGGTCAGCTCGAAGTAGTAAATCTTTTGTTAAGCAGTGTAGGTAATGAAATAACGCTGGAAGATAAAGGAATAGCTTTATGCTGGGCTGCAATAGAAAGGCGTCTAGAGGTTGTAAATAGTTTATTAGATATGATAGGGTATAATATTACTCCAGAACATATAGGACAAGCCTTATACTCGGCGGCAGTGAAGGGATATAGAGAAATAGTAAGTACTCTATTAAATAAAGTAGGTGATAAGATAAATATGGAAGATAAATGTAAAGCATTATATTTCGCTGCCGTAGGAGGTTATCTAGAGTTAGTAAATTTTTTATTAGATAAAATAGAGGATGATAAAAATGTTGAGCATAAAGGAGAGGTTTTACATGGAGCTGCAGTGGAAGGTAGAATAGGGATAGTAAATCTTTTATTAAATAGATTAGGTAAAGATTATTTTACCATAAAAAATAAAGGAAAAGCGTTATATTTAGCTGCTGGTAAAGGTTATTTAGAAGTAGTAAATCTTTTATTAGATAAAATAGAAAATATAACTCCACACTATAAAGGAAAAGCATTATATTTAGCTGCAGAGCAAGGTTATACAGAAGTAGTAAAGATGTTATTGGCTAGAGGAGAGGAGATAACTATCGAAGATAAAGGAATAGCGTTATATTTTGCTACCATAAAAGGCAATTTGAAGATAGTGAATATTTTATTAGATAATTTAGATGATAAAATAACTCTTGAGGATAAAAGGGAGATATTAGATTGTACTGAAACAGAAAGCGATATAGAAGAAGTAAATAGTTTATTAGAGAGGGTATTTACTAAGATGGCTGCAGAAAATAAAGCAACATCAGGCAGAGAGATTACAAAAAATGAACCTAAAAATATAGAACATAATATAGAAAAAGGAAATTTTGAGCGGGTGATAGGTAAACATACCGCTCGATATTTCAATGTCGTTCAATATTTCAATCAAGATTGCGAGAAGTTATATAATAAATTATAA
- the mscM gene encoding Miniconductance mechanosensitive channel: MINRLFDLFVSLKCGTFISYILAVTSALLIIAAISWIWYVIFRLYLNYFSNIIFKRVKPLWHDLCVKHEIIYKILVLVPAIVTYLLIPMIQVKGFPITYTIVTVLQRILSIYMIFVVVRVISALFSIIEDGYSHIAKTAIQHPITSYVQIMKIILWAIAIICIVAVIIDKSPATLFAGLGALTAVIMLVFKDSILGLVASVQLSAHNMVSIGDCVDIPSYNASGEVIHISLSTVKIRNDDNSITMLPTYVLLSSSIINWCGVDQMNSRRVKRSLTISPDTVKFCDQSLIDRLSNIKLIEGIIPKSSESSTPQITNITIFRAYIRAFLAQHEGIKKDNACLVKELQPTAHGIPIELYFYTHITDMVLYEDMQADIFDHLFAILPVFDLKMSFA, translated from the coding sequence ATGATAAATAGATTATTTGATTTGTTTGTATCTCTAAAATGTGGGACATTTATTTCCTATATTTTAGCTGTAACGTCTGCTTTATTAATTATAGCTGCTATAAGTTGGATTTGGTATGTAATATTTAGATTATATTTAAATTATTTTTCTAATATAATTTTTAAACGTGTCAAGCCGCTGTGGCATGATTTATGTGTTAAGCATGAGATTATATATAAAATTTTGGTATTAGTTCCGGCAATAGTAACCTATTTGTTAATACCTATGATACAGGTCAAAGGCTTTCCTATAACTTACACTATTGTAACAGTATTACAGAGAATTCTGAGTATTTACATGATTTTCGTAGTTGTACGGGTGATTTCGGCATTGTTTAGCATTATAGAGGATGGTTATAGCCATATTGCAAAAACTGCTATACAACATCCAATAACAAGCTATGTACAAATAATGAAAATAATTTTATGGGCAATAGCAATAATTTGTATTGTAGCAGTTATTATAGATAAGTCTCCAGCAACATTGTTTGCAGGGTTAGGTGCTCTTACTGCTGTGATTATGTTAGTATTTAAAGATTCAATATTAGGATTAGTGGCTAGTGTTCAGCTTTCTGCACATAATATGGTAAGTATAGGAGATTGTGTAGATATTCCTAGCTATAATGCTAGTGGTGAGGTAATACATATTTCATTAAGTACTGTGAAGATACGCAATGATGATAATTCGATTACGATGCTTCCTACTTATGTATTGCTGTCTAGTAGCATAATAAATTGGTGTGGAGTTGATCAAATGAATAGTAGACGTGTTAAGCGTTCTCTTACTATATCTCCTGACACAGTCAAATTTTGTGACCAAAGTTTAATAGATAGGTTAAGTAATATAAAATTAATTGAAGGAATAATCCCAAAGAGTTCTGAATCTTCTACACCTCAAATCACAAATATTACTATATTTAGAGCATATATAAGAGCTTTTTTAGCTCAGCACGAAGGAATAAAAAAAGATAATGCATGTTTAGTAAAGGAATTACAGCCTACTGCACATGGTATTCCTATAGAGTTATATTTTTATACTCATATCACTGATATGGTATTATATGAAGATATGCAGGCTGATATTTTTGATCATTTATTTGCTATTTTACCTGTGTTTGATCTAAAAATGTCGTTTGCATAA
- the yueD gene encoding Short-chain dehydrogenase/reductase SDR: protein MKIALITGASSGIGKELAKNLAEHKICVIAVARNAESLNKLQRSYPNYIIPLVADLSIKEGRRKVFDYLKPFPKIDYIINNAAIIIPVGDLDKITPEEIEQNFQTNIIAPLILISALKNKLLPDSRVLNITSKPGEGLYNGMVTYCIAKSALDKLTDILKYHKILTASVYPGNVDTNMLKVLADQDISKFARAEEFRKKRANNESLPAALSANFLSYLLLSISDTQFIAEKHNIYDQKHHQYWLGDNKSLISKIGFSQKIIDERKEAIPNLKLMSKL from the coding sequence ATGAAAATAGCATTAATAACAGGAGCTAGTAGTGGGATTGGTAAAGAGTTAGCCAAAAATTTAGCTGAGCATAAAATTTGCGTTATAGCTGTAGCTAGAAATGCTGAGTCATTAAACAAATTACAAAGGTCATATCCTAATTATATTATACCTCTTGTTGCTGATTTAAGTATTAAAGAAGGTAGAAGAAAAGTTTTCGATTATCTAAAACCTTTTCCTAAAATTGATTATATAATAAATAATGCTGCTATTATAATTCCCGTAGGGGATTTGGATAAAATTACTCCAGAGGAAATAGAACAAAATTTTCAGACAAATATTATTGCTCCATTAATATTAATCTCAGCTCTTAAGAATAAATTACTACCAGATAGCAGGGTACTAAATATAACTTCTAAACCAGGCGAAGGTTTATATAATGGTATGGTGACTTATTGTATAGCTAAATCAGCGTTAGATAAATTAACTGATATTTTAAAATATCATAAAATTCTTACAGCAAGTGTCTATCCGGGCAATGTTGATACTAATATGCTAAAAGTATTGGCTGATCAAGATATCTCCAAGTTTGCTAGAGCCGAAGAATTTAGAAAAAAAAGAGCTAACAATGAATCACTTCCTGCAGCGCTTAGTGCTAATTTTTTAAGTTATTTGCTATTATCCATAAGTGATACACAATTTATAGCTGAAAAGCATAATATTTATGATCAAAAGCATCATCAATATTGGTTGGGAGATAACAAATCTTTAATCTCTAAGATAGGTTTTAGCCAAAAAATTATTGACGAAAGAAAGGAAGCAATACCAAATTTAAAATTAATGTCAAAATTATAG
- a CDS encoding Integrase core domain protein — protein MGQILHGCATTTHAIRKELQRSQATIKELSEQYNINPKTVIKWRQRKEEGVEDRSNAPKKATTILKPEDEALIIAFRKSTQLPLDDCFDALIKEIPYLTRSNLYRCLKRYGLSCLPKEDNIKEKKKFKAYEIGFMHLDITEVRIGEGKFYIFVAICRVSKFAYVELHNNSNGDTTVNFLDNLVSSCPFKIHTILTDNGVQFAYNGLARYRAPKARHRFDLKCKDYGIRHRTTRPYSPSTNGQVERMNRTIKEATTKKYHYTSREELDSHLQAFVMAYNYAKRLSSIARKTPFEMILTCYTQNANNFRINPNHQLLKPYI, from the coding sequence GTGGGACAAATATTACATGGCTGCGCCACGACTACGCACGCAATTAGAAAAGAATTACAGCGATCGCAAGCTACGATCAAAGAATTAAGTGAACAATATAATATTAACCCTAAAACTGTGATAAAATGGCGTCAAAGAAAAGAAGAAGGAGTAGAAGATCGCTCTAATGCTCCTAAAAAAGCAACTACTATTTTGAAGCCCGAAGATGAAGCTTTGATTATTGCTTTTCGTAAGTCTACGCAATTACCTTTGGATGATTGCTTTGATGCACTTATTAAAGAAATACCTTATTTAACTCGTTCAAATCTTTACCGATGCCTTAAACGGTACGGTTTATCTTGTTTACCCAAAGAAGATAATATCAAAGAGAAGAAGAAATTTAAGGCTTATGAAATAGGATTTATGCATCTTGATATCACAGAAGTAAGAATTGGTGAGGGAAAATTTTACATATTTGTGGCAATATGTAGAGTGAGTAAATTTGCTTATGTTGAGCTGCATAATAATAGCAATGGCGATACTACAGTTAATTTTCTTGATAACTTGGTAAGTAGCTGTCCCTTTAAGATACATACCATATTAACTGATAATGGTGTTCAATTTGCTTACAATGGTTTAGCCAGGTACAGAGCTCCTAAAGCAAGACATAGATTTGATCTAAAATGTAAAGATTACGGTATCAGGCATCGCACAACAAGGCCTTATAGTCCAAGTACCAATGGTCAAGTAGAAAGAATGAATAGGACTATAAAAGAAGCTACTACTAAGAAGTATCATTATACTAGTAGAGAAGAGTTAGATAGTCATCTACAAGCTTTTGTTATGGCTTATAATTATGCTAAAAGGCTTTCTTCTATTGCTAGAAAAACGCCTTTTGAAATGATCTTGACTTGTTACACACAAAATGCTAATAATTTTAGAATTAATCCTAACCATCAACTACTGAAACCGTACATCTAG
- the rpfC gene encoding Sensory/regulatory protein RpfC — MHNKKSIASDYFYIILIGIITIMALSLFFTVYLYFTEKKRLYDNIVQSAEQIENSINNSFDYSTELAAFIGTQIIEQGATNYDNIASILSSQLITNALTRTLFAYTIFDWITPEKQLVISGPYGILNKPKDVSFRHYSRNAEKDPWKLHFDNPNYGIPSGQYILPAGMGIVDKEGKFIGILSMGFNLSNLSNIAQKNIADKRIRFIILSKDGTPLFASFEGHVSFPPLPNKIRNIPSNKIASGYLLNNFVYNNIKYIFYKKFSKYSNVVLVGYDQEVLNKEIYVILIPRLTELLSIGAISILLLLIIRKRVVVPLIHLSDIAKKISDGITKLEIPKFSSFEMNILANQLKNVISYTTNLEQKVQERTFELEQALAIKTEFLNNISHEIRTPIQGFTNISEGLVEHWNDFDDERKFELANQIAINANRLSSLLNHLLDLSKFQAGKMILDLKQIKLNDLLESSVDECKNLYVKNKQLNFKIIATQTNNLITADLERLQQVIRNLLTNAIKFSPNNGSITILIQDTELILNKINVVQATQITVKDEGISIPEHELRTIFLPFTQSSLAKAGGTGLGLTISKEIIAAHHGKIWAENNSDQGGSIHFVIPNTPTFILNMPEKINYHDKEKSENMSTTILMIDGEDACLISMELLLHDTNYNLITTKSGLSGLNYLKTYHKSVDIILLDLMMPDIYGINVLTEIKQNPLTKNIPVILQTGIYDQQEIKKAYALGIVSYIKKPYQKQIVLTELSKALY; from the coding sequence ATGCATAATAAAAAGTCTATCGCAAGCGATTATTTTTATATTATTCTGATAGGTATTATAACAATAATGGCTCTATCCTTATTTTTTACTGTTTATTTATACTTTACAGAAAAAAAAAGATTATATGATAATATAGTACAATCTGCAGAGCAAATTGAAAATAGTATAAATAACTCTTTTGACTATAGTACAGAACTTGCCGCTTTTATTGGTACTCAAATTATTGAACAAGGGGCTACAAACTATGATAATATAGCAAGTATTTTGAGTAGTCAATTAATTACAAATGCCCTCACTAGAACATTATTTGCTTATACTATTTTTGATTGGATTACACCAGAAAAGCAGCTTGTTATCAGTGGACCTTATGGAATACTGAACAAACCTAAAGATGTTTCGTTTAGGCATTATTCACGTAATGCTGAAAAAGATCCTTGGAAGTTACATTTTGATAATCCAAATTATGGTATACCAAGCGGTCAATATATTTTACCAGCTGGTATGGGTATCGTAGATAAAGAAGGTAAGTTTATTGGTATATTAAGCATGGGATTTAATTTATCTAATCTTAGTAATATAGCTCAAAAAAATATTGCTGATAAACGTATTAGATTTATTATTTTATCAAAGGATGGTACTCCCTTATTTGCTTCATTTGAAGGTCATGTATCATTTCCACCATTACCAAATAAAATACGAAATATACCTTCTAATAAGATAGCTTCTGGTTATTTATTAAATAATTTTGTATATAATAATATAAAATATATATTCTATAAAAAATTTAGTAAATATTCTAACGTGGTGCTAGTAGGATATGATCAAGAAGTTTTAAATAAAGAAATTTATGTAATACTTATACCACGCTTAACAGAATTATTAAGTATTGGTGCTATTTCAATCCTCTTACTGTTAATAATAAGGAAAAGAGTAGTAGTACCCCTTATACATCTCTCTGATATAGCAAAAAAAATTTCAGACGGTATTACTAAGCTGGAGATACCCAAATTTTCTTCATTTGAAATGAATATTTTAGCCAATCAGTTAAAAAATGTTATATCATATACAACTAATCTGGAACAAAAAGTCCAAGAACGAACTTTTGAATTGGAACAGGCTTTAGCTATTAAAACTGAGTTCCTTAACAATATAAGCCATGAAATACGTACTCCTATCCAAGGATTTACAAATATTTCTGAAGGGCTAGTAGAACACTGGAATGATTTTGATGACGAAAGAAAATTTGAATTAGCAAATCAAATTGCGATTAATGCAAATAGATTATCTTCTTTACTTAATCATTTGCTGGATCTCTCTAAATTTCAGGCTGGCAAAATGATATTAGATTTAAAGCAAATAAAATTAAATGATTTATTAGAATCCAGTGTTGATGAATGCAAAAATTTATATGTTAAAAATAAACAACTTAATTTTAAAATTATTGCTACTCAAACAAACAATTTAATTACCGCAGATTTGGAACGCCTGCAACAGGTAATACGTAATCTTCTAACTAATGCCATAAAATTTAGCCCAAATAATGGTAGTATTACTATTTTAATACAAGACACAGAACTTATACTAAACAAGATAAATGTTGTGCAAGCAACTCAGATAACAGTTAAAGATGAAGGAATCTCTATACCAGAACATGAACTCCGTACTATATTTTTACCATTTACCCAAAGCAGCTTAGCTAAAGCTGGAGGTACAGGGCTAGGATTAACTATTTCAAAAGAAATTATAGCAGCACATCATGGTAAAATCTGGGCTGAAAATAATTCAGATCAGGGTGGAAGCATACATTTTGTTATACCTAATACACCTACATTTATACTGAATATGCCAGAAAAAATCAATTATCATGATAAGGAAAAATCAGAAAATATGTCTACTACAATTTTAATGATTGATGGTGAGGATGCTTGCTTAATTAGTATGGAATTATTACTACATGATACAAATTATAACTTGATTACAACTAAAAGTGGATTATCAGGCCTTAATTACCTTAAAACTTACCATAAGTCAGTAGATATTATATTATTAGATCTAATGATGCCAGATATATATGGTATAAATGTTTTAACTGAGATTAAACAAAACCCGCTTACTAAAAATATACCTGTGATTTTACAAACAGGGATATACGATCAACAAGAAATAAAAAAGGCTTATGCACTTGGTATCGTATCATATATTAAAAAACCCTATCAAAAACAGATAGTACTTACAGAATTAAGTAAGGCATTATATTAA
- the accA1 gene encoding Acetyl-/propionyl-coenzyme A carboxylase alpha chain: MPHNVFEKVLVANRGEIAVRIMRTLKRMGIKTVAVYSESDTNSLHVQYADEAIYIGPSPATESYLSIDNILSAIRISGAQAVHPGYGFLSENSNFANALRDEWITLIGPSVHCIKAMGDKIEAKKLAQASGVSTVPGYIGVIDTAEEAVTIAANIGFPVIVKAAAGGGGRGMRVIYSEDEVREAFRSATNEARSSFSDDRVFIEKFVEKPRHIEIQVLADKYGNVLCLGERECSIQRHHQKVIEEAPSPVLDEETRQKMYDQVISLVKKVGYYSAGTVEFILDQHKNFYFLEMNTRLQVEHCVTELITGIDIVEQMIRVAAGEKLAFTQEDIQLKGWAIESRIYAEDPARGFLPSSGRVTQYTEPPRNPNVRIDSGIYEGGEVSMFYDAMIAKLCTYAPTRLEAIKHMQHALGEFVIRGISHNISFLEAVMDNQKFIDGDLSTNFINEEYPEGFSGAELTSEITRVFLSVSIHIHLTMEKRMASMSGQLLTSDVRIGTRWVVNIDGNLYPVVIKPTSKGYNIRYERERLSVRSSWMPGNRLFRGIVNDKTVSIKINDDEQGCYLTHAGRTVKISVRLPRIAELERFMPVKSNIKHSNNLIAPLAGKVVAIKVAEGEEVKAGQELVLLEAMKMENSIHTEHKAIIKKIYAEIGENVSSGQVLIEFAEE; encoded by the coding sequence ATGCCGCACAATGTATTTGAAAAAGTATTAGTAGCAAATAGGGGTGAAATAGCTGTAAGAATCATGCGTACTTTAAAACGTATGGGAATAAAAACTGTTGCAGTATATTCCGAATCAGATACCAATTCTTTGCACGTACAATATGCTGATGAAGCTATATATATTGGGCCTTCTCCTGCCACTGAGAGTTATTTAAGTATAGATAATATTTTATCGGCTATACGAATTAGTGGAGCTCAAGCTGTACACCCAGGTTATGGTTTTTTATCGGAAAATAGTAATTTTGCTAATGCACTTAGGGATGAATGGATAACTTTAATTGGTCCAAGTGTACATTGTATTAAAGCGATGGGAGATAAAATTGAGGCAAAGAAATTGGCACAAGCTTCAGGCGTCAGTACAGTACCAGGCTATATTGGGGTTATTGATACAGCAGAAGAAGCTGTAACTATTGCAGCAAATATAGGATTTCCTGTAATAGTGAAAGCTGCTGCTGGTGGTGGAGGTCGTGGTATGCGCGTAATTTATAGCGAAGATGAGGTACGGGAAGCTTTTCGTTCTGCTACTAATGAGGCGCGTAGTAGTTTTAGTGATGATCGTGTTTTTATTGAAAAATTTGTTGAAAAACCTCGTCATATAGAAATACAAGTACTTGCAGATAAATATGGTAATGTATTATGTCTTGGAGAACGTGAATGTTCTATACAACGTCATCACCAAAAAGTAATAGAAGAAGCTCCTAGTCCTGTTCTTGATGAAGAGACAAGGCAGAAGATGTATGATCAAGTTATCTCGTTAGTAAAAAAGGTGGGATATTATTCTGCAGGTACAGTAGAATTTATATTAGATCAACACAAAAATTTTTATTTTTTAGAAATGAATACCAGATTGCAAGTTGAGCATTGTGTTACAGAATTAATTACTGGGATTGATATTGTAGAACAAATGATTAGAGTAGCAGCTGGTGAAAAACTTGCATTTACACAAGAAGATATACAGTTAAAAGGGTGGGCTATTGAATCTCGTATTTATGCTGAAGATCCAGCACGTGGTTTTTTACCTTCTAGTGGACGTGTTACCCAATATACTGAACCTCCTCGTAATCCTAATGTACGTATAGACAGTGGAATTTATGAAGGTGGTGAAGTTAGTATGTTCTATGATGCTATGATAGCCAAATTATGTACTTATGCTCCTACAAGGCTTGAAGCAATTAAACATATGCAACATGCACTTGGAGAATTTGTAATTCGTGGTATTTCTCATAATATAAGTTTTTTAGAAGCAGTGATGGATAATCAAAAATTTATTGATGGTGATTTATCAACGAATTTTATAAATGAAGAATATCCTGAAGGTTTCTCAGGTGCTGAACTTACATCAGAAATTACCAGAGTGTTTTTGTCAGTATCAATCCACATTCATCTTACCATGGAAAAAAGGATGGCTTCAATGTCAGGTCAATTATTAACTAGTGATGTAAGAATAGGAACAAGGTGGGTGGTTAATATTGATGGAAATTTATATCCTGTAGTAATAAAACCAACGTCTAAAGGTTATAATATTAGATATGAGCGCGAGCGTCTATCAGTACGTAGTAGCTGGATGCCTGGTAATAGATTATTTAGAGGAATAGTTAATGATAAAACTGTTAGTATTAAAATTAATGACGATGAACAGGGATGTTATTTAACACATGCAGGTCGTACCGTAAAAATTAGTGTAAGATTGCCAAGGATAGCTGAATTAGAACGTTTTATGCCAGTGAAAAGTAATATAAAACATTCTAATAATTTAATTGCTCCACTTGCTGGTAAAGTAGTTGCAATTAAAGTTGCAGAAGGCGAAGAAGTAAAAGCTGGGCAAGAATTAGTGTTATTAGAAGCCATGAAGATGGAAAATTCTATTCATACTGAACATAAAGCTATAATTAAAAAAATATATGCTGAAATAGGGGAAAACGTATCATCTGGACAAGTGTTAATTGAATTTGCTGAAGAATAA